A genomic segment from Pseudomonas sp. S09G 359 encodes:
- a CDS encoding Wzz/FepE/Etk N-terminal domain-containing protein produces the protein MNNTPQLHQHLPSDEIDLFELFHAIWKQKRLVIGCTILAGLLGVGYAFLAPRVYQVSSVLRPAAINELDALNRSEVYKLPPADALAKVGTRLDSYEARLGFFRDNPALFEAFQQPGQSLEQSFEAFNRNAINLMLPGSNKADALNSYIRLEMQYPQGVDGVAILNGFVDYAIAMERQQVGADLKVIVNNRLNELNGKIDAARTNYETGKASKIARLLEADKVKRAQLQDELTALRLQMKMERANHLAELEEAISIASSVGIKSPTAPSAMGADAYRGSTQVMRTVVTNQKLPLYFMGSEVLEAERNALRRRTNDDFTNPRVAEIGKELRMLDINREVEVLASRENEDVFLQNVEPLWAEEARLRGLNIDMSALKLVTVDRQAQEPLSPIKPRGAMIIALSVAAGLMLGVLFALIRHFVQVRRETGPFSVLDERRFPRR, from the coding sequence TTGAACAACACTCCCCAGCTACATCAACATTTGCCTTCGGACGAAATTGATCTGTTTGAACTGTTCCACGCGATCTGGAAACAAAAAAGACTGGTTATCGGTTGCACGATTCTGGCGGGCCTTCTGGGAGTAGGCTACGCATTTCTGGCACCCAGGGTCTACCAGGTGAGTAGCGTGCTGCGGCCTGCGGCGATCAATGAGCTGGATGCGCTCAACCGCTCCGAAGTCTACAAGTTGCCGCCAGCCGATGCACTCGCCAAGGTCGGCACCCGACTGGATTCCTATGAGGCCCGTCTCGGGTTTTTCAGGGACAACCCCGCGCTGTTCGAAGCCTTTCAGCAGCCAGGCCAAAGCCTGGAGCAGAGCTTTGAGGCTTTCAACCGCAACGCCATCAACTTGATGCTGCCGGGCTCGAACAAGGCCGACGCACTCAACAGTTACATCCGCCTGGAAATGCAGTACCCCCAGGGCGTTGACGGTGTGGCGATTCTCAATGGCTTTGTCGACTACGCCATTGCGATGGAGCGCCAGCAGGTAGGGGCGGACCTCAAGGTGATCGTCAACAACCGCCTCAATGAGCTTAATGGCAAGATCGACGCGGCGCGTACCAACTACGAAACAGGCAAGGCTTCGAAAATCGCCCGGTTACTGGAGGCCGACAAGGTCAAGCGTGCTCAATTGCAGGACGAACTCACCGCCTTGCGCCTGCAGATGAAGATGGAACGTGCTAACCATCTTGCGGAGCTGGAAGAGGCAATCTCGATTGCCAGTTCGGTTGGCATCAAGAGCCCCACTGCGCCCTCGGCCATGGGCGCCGATGCATACCGCGGCTCAACGCAGGTGATGCGCACTGTGGTGACCAACCAGAAGCTGCCGCTGTATTTCATGGGGAGCGAGGTGCTGGAGGCTGAGCGGAATGCGCTGCGTCGGCGTACCAACGATGACTTCACCAACCCCCGGGTGGCCGAGATTGGCAAGGAATTGCGTATGCTCGATATCAACCGCGAAGTCGAGGTGCTCGCCAGCCGCGAGAATGAAGATGTGTTCTTGCAGAACGTTGAGCCACTGTGGGCGGAAGAGGCGCGGCTGCGCGGCCTGAACATCGACATGAGCGCACTGAAACTGGTGACGGTGGACCGCCAGGCGCAGGAGCCGTTGAGCCCGATCAAGCCCAGGGGCGCCATGATCATCGCATTGAGTGTGGCCGCAGGGTTGATGTTGGGGGTGTTGTTCGCCCTGATCCGGCATTTCGTTCAGGTTCGACGTGAAACCGGGCCTTTTTCAGTGCTCGACGAACGTCGTTTTCCGCGCCGATAG